The following proteins are encoded in a genomic region of Flammeovirga pectinis:
- a CDS encoding cbb3-type cytochrome c oxidase subunit 3 — translation MYKDVLRSIEGVDIFPVIGFIIFFTFFLTWSLYAFKMKKETVTEISSLPLDLEEETENNSTNEFK, via the coding sequence ATGTATAAAGATGTACTTAGATCTATAGAAGGGGTTGATATTTTTCCAGTAATTGGATTTATTATTTTCTTTACTTTCTTTTTAACATGGAGCTTATATGCTTTTAAAATGAAAAAGGAGACTGTTACAGAAATATCAAGTTTACCATTAGATCTAGAAGAAGAGACAGAAAATAACAGCACAAATGAATTTAAGTAA